One genomic window of Arvicola amphibius chromosome 4, mArvAmp1.2, whole genome shotgun sequence includes the following:
- the Ankrd10 gene encoding ankyrin repeat domain-containing protein 10 isoform X1, with protein MSAGAGVEAGFSSEELLSLRFPLHRACRDGDLVTLCSLLPHTPRAHLAAEDSFYGWTPVHWAAHFGKLECLIQLVRAGASLNVSTTRYAQTPAHIAAFGGHPQCLVWLIQAGADINKPDCEGETPVHKAARSGSLECITALVGNGARTDLRNASGLTAADIAQTQGFQECTQFLLSLHNHQMSRFCHNGTLNGGHENILPNHISLGTNRKRCLEDSESLGVKKARTGVPSLDHTTPLANGEAEDDAERMHVDREFTAVSDVRNCSSVLNALTNGSVINGHVDFPCATQLNGMESRSNPCLTGPNGVSNGQSFSSDQGSVCANGTEEPEKTMGVNPEMCGSLHLNGSPSSCVASRPSWVGDVGENLHYGHYHGFGDTAESIPELSSVLEHSSCVRVEQRYDSAVLGTMQLHHGS; from the exons ATGTCGGCGGGAGCGGGCGTGGAGGCAGGCTTCTCCAGCGAGGAGCTGCTGTCGCTCCGCTTCCCGCTGCACCGCGCCTGCCGCGACGGGGACCTGGTCACACTCTGCTCGCTGCTGCCGCACACGCCTCGCGCTCACCTGGCCGCGGAGGACTCCTTCTACGGCTGGACGCCAGTACACTGGGCCGCGCACTTCGGAAAG TTGGAGTGCTTAATCCAGTTGGTAAGAGCAGGCGCCTCGCTGAATGTCTCCACCACCCGCTATGCCCAGACCCCAGCCCACATCGCTGCTTTTGGAGGACATCCTCAGTGTCTGGTCTGGCTGATTCAAGCCGGGGCCGACATCAACAAACCG GACTGTGAGGGGGAAACTCCCGTTCACAAGGCGGCCCGCTCTGGTAGCCTGGAGTGCATCACTGCCCTGGTAGGGAACGGGGCTCGCACTGA CCTGAGAAATGCCAGTGGCCTGACGGCAGCAGACATTGCACAAACCCAGGGTTTCCAAGAGTGCACCCAGTTTCTCTTGAGCCTCCACAACCATCAGATGAGCCGTTTCTGTCATAATGGCACCTTGAATGGAGGTCACGAGAACATACTTCCCAATCACATTAGCCTGGGAACAAATCGAAAGAGATGCTTGGAAGACTCAGAATCTTTGGGAGTAAAGAAAGCTAGAACCGGAG TTCCCAGCCTGGATCACACCACGCCACTGGCTAATGGCGAGGCTGAAGACGACGCTGAGAGAATGCATGTCGACAGAGAGTTTACTGCTGTATCAG ATGTGAGAAACTGTAGCTCCGTGTTGAATGCATTGACAAATGGAAGTGTCATCAATGGACATGTGGACTTCCCCTGCGCGACCCAGCTCAATGGGATGGAGAGCAGGAGTAACCCGTGCTTAACAGGACCTAATGGAGTTAGCAATGGACAGTCATTTTCCAGTGACCAGGGTTCTGTCTGTGCTAATGGGACTGAGGAGCCAGAAAAGACCATGGGCGTTAACCCTGAGatgtgtgggtctctgcatctgaaCGGGAGCCCGAGTAGCTGTGTGGCCAGCAGGCCGTCCTGGGTGGGGGATGTGGGAGAAAACTTGCACTATGGACACTACCATGGGTTTGGGGACACTGCTGAGAGCATCCCTGAGCTGAGCAGCGTGCTCGAGCACTCGAGCTGCGTGCGGGTGGAGCAGCGCTATGACAGTGCCGTCCTGGGCACTATGCAGCTGCACCACGGCTCCTGA
- the Ankrd10 gene encoding ankyrin repeat domain-containing protein 10 isoform X2, translating to MFSMASLLHTSILLSLRNASGLTAADIAQTQGFQECTQFLLSLHNHQMSRFCHNGTLNGGHENILPNHISLGTNRKRCLEDSESLGVKKARTGVPSLDHTTPLANGEAEDDAERMHVDREFTAVSDVRNCSSVLNALTNGSVINGHVDFPCATQLNGMESRSNPCLTGPNGVSNGQSFSSDQGSVCANGTEEPEKTMGVNPEMCGSLHLNGSPSSCVASRPSWVGDVGENLHYGHYHGFGDTAESIPELSSVLEHSSCVRVEQRYDSAVLGTMQLHHGS from the exons ATGTTCAGTATGGCTTCCCTTCTGCACACAAGCATACTGTTGAG CCTGAGAAATGCCAGTGGCCTGACGGCAGCAGACATTGCACAAACCCAGGGTTTCCAAGAGTGCACCCAGTTTCTCTTGAGCCTCCACAACCATCAGATGAGCCGTTTCTGTCATAATGGCACCTTGAATGGAGGTCACGAGAACATACTTCCCAATCACATTAGCCTGGGAACAAATCGAAAGAGATGCTTGGAAGACTCAGAATCTTTGGGAGTAAAGAAAGCTAGAACCGGAG TTCCCAGCCTGGATCACACCACGCCACTGGCTAATGGCGAGGCTGAAGACGACGCTGAGAGAATGCATGTCGACAGAGAGTTTACTGCTGTATCAG ATGTGAGAAACTGTAGCTCCGTGTTGAATGCATTGACAAATGGAAGTGTCATCAATGGACATGTGGACTTCCCCTGCGCGACCCAGCTCAATGGGATGGAGAGCAGGAGTAACCCGTGCTTAACAGGACCTAATGGAGTTAGCAATGGACAGTCATTTTCCAGTGACCAGGGTTCTGTCTGTGCTAATGGGACTGAGGAGCCAGAAAAGACCATGGGCGTTAACCCTGAGatgtgtgggtctctgcatctgaaCGGGAGCCCGAGTAGCTGTGTGGCCAGCAGGCCGTCCTGGGTGGGGGATGTGGGAGAAAACTTGCACTATGGACACTACCATGGGTTTGGGGACACTGCTGAGAGCATCCCTGAGCTGAGCAGCGTGCTCGAGCACTCGAGCTGCGTGCGGGTGGAGCAGCGCTATGACAGTGCCGTCCTGGGCACTATGCAGCTGCACCACGGCTCCTGA